A single genomic interval of Deinococcus radiotolerans harbors:
- a CDS encoding thymidylate synthase, which translates to MRPYLDLMQHVLEHGTDKTDRTGTGTRSVFGAQLRFDLQRGFPLVTTKKVHLKSVIVELLWFLRGDTNVKWLQERGVSIWDEWADENGDLGPVYSAQWRSWPTPDGGHIDQIAQVIEQIKRTPDSRRLIVNAWNVAQIDDMALPPCHAMFQFYVADGRLSCQLYQRSADLFLGVPFNIASYALLTLMVAQVCGLEPGEFIWTGGDVHLYRNHFEQAKLQLSREERPLPVMHLNPAVKDIFDFQYEDFRLDGYTPHPGIKAPVAV; encoded by the coding sequence ATGCGGCCGTACCTCGACCTGATGCAGCACGTGCTGGAGCACGGCACCGACAAGACCGACCGGACCGGAACCGGCACCCGCTCGGTGTTCGGCGCGCAGCTGCGCTTCGACCTGCAACGCGGCTTTCCGCTGGTCACCACGAAGAAGGTGCACCTGAAAAGCGTCATCGTTGAGCTCCTGTGGTTCCTGCGGGGCGACACCAACGTGAAGTGGCTTCAGGAGCGCGGCGTGAGTATCTGGGACGAATGGGCCGACGAAAACGGCGACCTGGGCCCCGTGTACAGCGCCCAGTGGCGCAGCTGGCCCACTCCAGACGGGGGCCATATTGACCAGATTGCGCAGGTCATCGAGCAGATCAAGCGCACGCCGGACAGCCGCCGCCTGATCGTGAACGCCTGGAACGTCGCGCAGATTGACGACATGGCCCTGCCGCCCTGCCACGCGATGTTCCAGTTCTACGTCGCGGACGGTCGCCTCAGCTGCCAGCTGTACCAGCGCAGCGCGGACCTGTTCCTGGGCGTGCCGTTCAACATCGCGTCCTACGCCCTGCTGACCCTGATGGTCGCGCAGGTCTGCGGTCTGGAACCCGGCGAGTTCATCTGGACGGGCGGCGACGTGCACCTCTACCGCAACCACTTCGAGCAGGCAAAGCTTCAGCTGAGCCGCGAGGAACGCCCCCTGCCCGTCATGCACCTGAACCCCGCGGTGAAGGACATCTTCGACTTCCAGTACGAGGACTTCCGCCTGGACGGCTACACCCCTCACCCCGGCATCAAGGCCCCGGTGGCCGTATGA
- a CDS encoding sensor histidine kinase, which translates to MPEARPVTTPPGARRAALLTPGAGLYSARVAWRHSLRFRLALTYSALSALLLMLITLGVVSLLLSRMEQQFVDRLNDRADTLAEAFTNTGGGLGRTAGGAGAYTLLIDPDGQVVAASPALRDYIDSGYPFGSLSRVPIQNTTVRAVKRAAGNFGTLWVGLPEDDLIAARQSALSALLLALVTAPLILLLTGWWVGRRALAGLEHAANLADQLDPARNLDPLPLPAREDEVQRLLVAINSLLVRIEAQQAREKQLLGQIVHELGAPLTVLKASLSRAEARLGDPEVARAALVADELTFTTQDLMQLARGQLELKLAWHYIPARTLRDRLDRLVPGTTFTGDWGGGILCDPDRLTQALRNLLANGRRHAGPEGTVTLDLHETPEKLCFRVRDSGPGLPAELGDRIFEPFVSGAGSSGLGLSVARQIARMHGGDLSGTNHPDGGALFTLALPGAALGDDSEDLEDAELLDEPPLAPATPPVT; encoded by the coding sequence ATGCCCGAGGCGCGGCCCGTCACGACCCCGCCCGGGGCGCGGCGGGCCGCGCTGCTCACGCCCGGCGCGGGCCTGTACTCGGCGCGGGTGGCGTGGCGGCACAGCCTGCGCTTCCGGCTGGCCCTGACCTACAGCGCCCTGAGCGCCCTGCTACTGATGCTGATCACGCTGGGCGTCGTGTCGCTGCTGCTGTCGCGCATGGAGCAGCAGTTCGTGGACCGCCTGAACGACCGCGCCGACACGCTGGCCGAGGCGTTCACGAACACGGGTGGGGGGCTGGGCCGCACGGCGGGCGGCGCAGGCGCCTACACCCTGCTGATCGACCCGGACGGGCAGGTCGTGGCGGCCAGCCCGGCGCTGCGGGATTACATCGACTCCGGGTACCCGTTCGGTTCACTGTCGCGCGTGCCCATTCAGAACACCACCGTGCGGGCCGTCAAGCGTGCCGCCGGGAACTTCGGGACGCTGTGGGTCGGCCTGCCGGAGGATGACCTGATCGCCGCGCGCCAGAGCGCCCTGAGTGCGCTGCTGCTGGCCCTGGTGACCGCACCGCTGATCCTGCTGCTGACCGGCTGGTGGGTGGGCCGGCGCGCGCTGGCGGGCCTGGAGCACGCGGCGAATCTGGCCGACCAGCTGGACCCGGCACGCAACCTTGACCCGCTGCCGCTGCCCGCGCGGGAGGACGAGGTGCAGCGCCTCCTCGTGGCGATCAACAGCCTGCTGGTCCGCATCGAGGCCCAGCAGGCGCGTGAGAAGCAGCTGCTGGGCCAGATCGTGCATGAGCTGGGCGCGCCGCTGACCGTGCTGAAAGCCAGCCTGAGCCGCGCCGAGGCCCGCCTGGGCGACCCGGAGGTCGCGCGCGCCGCCCTCGTCGCGGACGAGCTGACCTTCACCACGCAGGACCTGATGCAGCTGGCGCGCGGGCAGCTGGAATTGAAACTCGCCTGGCATTACATCCCCGCGCGCACCCTGCGTGACCGCCTGGACCGCCTGGTGCCGGGCACGACCTTCACCGGGGACTGGGGGGGCGGCATCCTGTGCGACCCGGACCGCCTGACGCAGGCGCTTCGGAACCTGCTGGCGAACGGGCGGCGGCACGCGGGCCCCGAGGGCACCGTCACGCTGGACCTGCACGAGACGCCGGAGAAACTGTGCTTCCGGGTGCGGGATTCCGGGCCCGGCCTGCCCGCTGAACTGGGTGACCGGATCTTCGAGCCGTTCGTGAGTGGCGCGGGCAGCAGCGGCCTGGGCCTGAGCGTGGCCCGGCAGATCGCGCGCATGCACGGCGGGGACCTGAGTGGCACGAACCACCCGGACGGCGGCGCCCTGTTCACGCTGGCGCTGCCCGGCGCGGCCCTCGGGGATGACAGCGAGGATCTGGAAGACGCCGAGCTACTGGACGAGCCGCCCCTGGCCCCGGCCACCCCGCCGGTCACATGA
- a CDS encoding AraC family transcriptional regulator — protein sequence MYQELPPSPPLRALVRTYWQLEEHHAPGEEYHHFMPERTVRVLFFSGDSWLAPDTTSAPERLSGAHLSGLSLTPRRLLSYGLTRALGIELYPWGAVQLFGWRMGVDQLDLGQLSAPVARAVPALLRAGAWTEAREVVDAWLLERLRDQEREPGVGIRAATQLYHSLGTARIGPLAETLNVSARALERAFSQEVGVGAKTLARLIRFEEAHNRLHLNPDEPLAGLAYDLGFADQAHLTREFRALAHMTPRTFREYARQMQHRHDALQDEGLYTRRSPLVHP from the coding sequence ATGTACCAGGAACTGCCGCCCAGCCCGCCCCTGCGCGCCCTGGTCCGCACGTACTGGCAGCTGGAAGAACACCACGCGCCCGGCGAGGAATACCACCACTTCATGCCGGAACGCACCGTGCGCGTCCTGTTCTTCAGCGGCGACTCCTGGCTCGCGCCGGACACGACCAGCGCCCCCGAACGCCTGAGCGGCGCGCACCTGAGCGGCCTGAGCCTCACGCCACGGCGCCTGCTGTCCTACGGCCTGACCCGCGCACTGGGCATCGAACTGTACCCCTGGGGCGCCGTGCAGCTGTTCGGCTGGCGCATGGGCGTGGACCAGCTGGACCTGGGGCAGCTGTCCGCCCCGGTCGCCCGCGCCGTCCCCGCCCTGCTGCGCGCCGGCGCGTGGACCGAGGCGCGCGAGGTCGTGGACGCCTGGCTGCTTGAACGCCTGCGCGACCAGGAGCGGGAACCCGGCGTGGGCATCCGCGCCGCCACGCAGCTGTACCACTCGCTCGGCACGGCCCGCATCGGCCCCCTGGCCGAGACGCTGAACGTCAGCGCCCGCGCCCTGGAACGCGCCTTCAGTCAGGAAGTCGGCGTGGGCGCCAAGACCCTGGCCCGCCTGATCCGCTTCGAGGAAGCCCACAACCGCCTGCACCTCAACCCGGACGAACCCCTCGCCGGCCTCGCGTACGACCTGGGCTTCGCCGACCAGGCCCACCTGACCCGCGAATTCCGCGCCCTGGCCCACATGACCCCCCGCACCTTCCGCGAGTACGCCCGCCAGATGCAGCACCGCCACGACGCCCTCCAGGACGAGGGCCTGTACACCCGCCGCTCCCCGCTCGTGCACCCCTGA
- the fumC gene encoding class II fumarate hydratase produces the protein MTTYRKESDTMGILDVDASRYWGAQTERSIHNFPIGRDTFVWGRPVIRALGILKKGAAQANADLGELPRDVADLIVQAADEVIAGTLDEHFPLVVFQTGSGTQSNMNANEVISNRAIEIAGGELGSKKPVHPNDHVNRGQSSNDTFPTAMHIAVVLELNERLYGSVGKLRDTLHAKAQEHAGLVKVGRTHLQDATPITLGQEIGGWVAQLDYALAEVRHAGEGLLELAIGGTAVGTGLNAHPQFGDLAAQKYAEETGFAFRSAENKFAALSAHDALVQTSAALRTLAGALMKMANDVRWLASGPRNGIGEITIPENEPGSSIMPGKVNPTQSEAMTMVATRVFGNDATVAFAGSQGNFQLNVFKPVMVHAVLESIRLISDACLAFNDNCAVGIEPNVEKIEHNLSINLMQVTALNKHIGYDKAAAIAKKAHKEGSSLREAALALGYVTEDEFAQWVVPLDMTHS, from the coding sequence ATGACGACCTACCGCAAAGAGTCGGACACGATGGGCATCCTGGACGTGGACGCCAGCCGTTACTGGGGCGCGCAGACGGAGCGCAGCATTCACAACTTCCCGATTGGCCGGGACACGTTCGTGTGGGGGCGGCCCGTGATCCGCGCGCTGGGCATCCTGAAAAAGGGTGCGGCGCAGGCGAACGCGGACCTGGGTGAACTGCCGCGCGACGTGGCGGACCTGATCGTGCAGGCGGCGGACGAGGTGATCGCCGGGACGCTGGACGAGCACTTCCCGCTGGTGGTGTTCCAGACTGGCAGCGGCACGCAGAGCAACATGAACGCGAACGAGGTCATCAGCAACCGCGCCATCGAGATCGCGGGTGGCGAGCTGGGCAGCAAGAAGCCGGTGCACCCGAACGATCACGTGAACCGCGGTCAGAGCAGCAACGACACCTTCCCGACCGCGATGCATATCGCGGTGGTGCTGGAACTGAACGAGCGCCTGTACGGCAGCGTGGGCAAGCTGCGCGACACCCTGCATGCCAAGGCGCAGGAGCACGCCGGGCTGGTGAAGGTGGGGCGCACGCACCTGCAGGACGCCACGCCCATCACGCTGGGTCAGGAGATCGGCGGCTGGGTCGCGCAGCTCGACTACGCGCTTGCCGAGGTCCGGCACGCTGGCGAGGGCCTGCTGGAACTCGCAATTGGCGGCACGGCGGTGGGTACCGGCCTGAACGCCCACCCGCAGTTCGGTGATCTGGCCGCGCAGAAGTACGCCGAGGAGACGGGCTTCGCGTTCCGCAGCGCGGAGAACAAGTTCGCGGCCCTCAGCGCGCACGACGCCCTGGTGCAGACCAGCGCGGCCCTGCGGACCCTGGCGGGCGCTCTGATGAAGATGGCGAACGACGTGCGGTGGCTCGCGTCAGGCCCCCGCAACGGCATCGGCGAGATCACCATTCCCGAAAACGAGCCCGGCAGCTCCATCATGCCCGGCAAGGTGAACCCCACCCAGAGTGAAGCGATGACGATGGTCGCCACGCGCGTGTTCGGCAACGACGCCACCGTGGCCTTCGCCGGGTCCCAGGGGAACTTCCAGCTGAACGTGTTCAAGCCCGTGATGGTGCACGCCGTGCTGGAGAGCATCCGCCTCATCAGTGACGCCTGCCTCGCCTTCAACGACAACTGCGCGGTTGGCATCGAGCCGAACGTGGAGAAGATCGAGCACAACCTCAGCATCAACCTGATGCAGGTCACGGCGCTGAACAAGCACATCGGGTACGACAAGGCCGCCGCGATCGCCAAGAAGGCCCACAAGGAGGGCAGCAGCCTCAGGGAGGCGGCGCTGGCGCTGGGTTACGTCACGGAAGACGAGTTCGCGCAGTGGGTCGTACCGCTCGACATGACGCACAGCTGA
- a CDS encoding MFS transporter, translating to MTPSAPPRRPPLLFLLTTAFLFSIGMSLVFPVLPYIVMQYVPDVARQATVIGWLGACFALLSFLASPVLGALSDAYGRRPVLILSLLGSAIGYVLFGIGGSLTMLFLGRCIDGLTAGGMSALFGYLADTTPEEDRGRVFGQIGAVVGAGFILGPAIGGALAHISLSLPMFVAAGVCLLNMLWGAFILPESLSPERRQRHFDAAHLNPLAQLRGVLAYPAVRRLVTVSALFMLPFTILQTVLVLLGRDTLHWGPAQMGTVFMIVGVCDIIAQGGLLPLLLKRLGERGVAQLGLTLGVVGTLGLAALAFWPAAWLVYAATICMAVGEGIFTASTGALLSNAAPADAQGKVQGGAQSFGALAQITGPLLAGPLYARTAGPGTFGTSAALILLALGVLSAQRQDPRGEPQAA from the coding sequence ATGACCCCCTCTGCCCCACCCCGCCGCCCCCCGCTGCTGTTCCTGCTCACCACCGCGTTCCTGTTCTCCATCGGCATGTCCCTGGTGTTCCCGGTCCTGCCGTACATCGTCATGCAGTACGTCCCGGACGTGGCCCGGCAGGCCACCGTCATCGGCTGGCTGGGCGCCTGCTTCGCGCTGCTGTCGTTCCTCGCCTCGCCCGTCCTGGGCGCCCTGAGTGACGCGTACGGCCGCCGGCCCGTCCTGATCCTCAGCCTGCTCGGCTCCGCCATCGGGTACGTGCTGTTCGGCATCGGCGGTAGCCTGACTATGCTGTTCCTGGGCCGCTGCATCGACGGCCTCACCGCGGGCGGCATGAGCGCCCTGTTCGGCTACCTCGCCGACACCACCCCCGAAGAGGACCGCGGCCGGGTCTTCGGGCAGATCGGCGCGGTCGTCGGCGCCGGATTCATCCTCGGGCCCGCCATCGGCGGCGCGCTCGCCCACATCAGCCTGAGCCTGCCCATGTTCGTCGCCGCGGGCGTGTGCCTGCTGAACATGCTCTGGGGCGCGTTCATCCTGCCCGAAAGCCTCAGCCCCGAGCGCCGCCAGCGGCACTTCGACGCCGCGCACCTCAACCCCCTCGCGCAGCTGCGCGGCGTCCTGGCCTACCCCGCCGTGCGCCGCCTCGTGACGGTCAGCGCCCTGTTCATGCTGCCCTTCACCATCCTCCAGACCGTGCTGGTCCTCCTGGGCCGCGACACCCTGCACTGGGGCCCCGCGCAGATGGGTACCGTCTTCATGATCGTCGGGGTGTGCGACATCATCGCCCAGGGCGGCCTGCTGCCCCTGCTCCTCAAACGCCTCGGCGAGCGCGGCGTGGCGCAACTGGGCCTGACGCTGGGTGTGGTGGGCACCCTGGGGCTGGCTGCCCTGGCCTTCTGGCCCGCCGCGTGGCTGGTGTACGCCGCGACCATCTGCATGGCCGTCGGCGAGGGCATCTTCACCGCCAGCACCGGCGCCCTGCTCTCGAACGCCGCGCCCGCCGACGCGCAGGGCAAAGTCCAGGGCGGCGCGCAGAGCTTCGGCGCCCTCGCCCAGATCACCGGACCCCTGCTGGCCGGCCCGCTGTACGCCCGCACCGCCGGCCCCGGCACCTTCGGCACCAGCGCCGCCCTGATCCTCCTGGCCCTCGGGGTGCTCAGCGCCCAGCGTCAGGACCCACGCGGCGAACCCCAGGCCGCCTGA
- a CDS encoding GGDEF domain-containing protein, with protein MRRTLYLLAIVLGLLVVGALNVLAYSTGTRNLYVQVVLPVTMIPVLFSLGWLLSRRPLALPERLMFFTVNVQVLAQALLEEMQRPALSGGSDLVYWSVVVNVMLAYLLFPNREAGRYSAALFVLSVVVPWAGLALGGGAVSADLPRVQLTVGIVLLFVHALSWYRGQFEAQRSEVRVMAQLAHTDLLTNLPNRRGMYPAVQELLTSGGAALLLDLDHFKRVNDTFGHQVGDEVLERSARLMEAQLPPGGKVGRWGGEEFLMTLPGLGAPEAAQLAERLCQTFRTQSMVGVGLVTVSVGVTLARVGETLPALVARADEHLYAAKHAGRDGWRDAPLLDGGADGSVSAFPDV; from the coding sequence TTGCGCCGGACGCTGTACCTGCTGGCGATCGTGCTGGGCCTGCTGGTGGTGGGGGCGCTGAACGTGCTGGCGTACTCCACGGGCACCCGGAATCTGTACGTGCAGGTGGTGCTGCCGGTCACGATGATCCCGGTGCTGTTCAGCCTGGGGTGGCTGCTGTCGCGCCGGCCTCTGGCGCTGCCCGAGCGGCTGATGTTCTTCACGGTGAATGTGCAGGTGCTCGCGCAGGCGCTGTTGGAGGAGATGCAGCGTCCGGCGCTGTCCGGCGGGTCGGACTTGGTGTACTGGTCGGTGGTGGTGAACGTGATGCTGGCGTACCTGCTGTTCCCGAACCGCGAGGCGGGGCGCTACAGCGCGGCGCTGTTCGTGCTGTCCGTGGTGGTGCCGTGGGCGGGGCTGGCGCTGGGGGGCGGCGCGGTGTCGGCGGACCTACCGCGGGTGCAGCTGACGGTGGGGATCGTACTGCTGTTCGTGCACGCGCTGTCGTGGTACCGGGGGCAGTTCGAGGCGCAGCGCAGCGAGGTGCGGGTCATGGCGCAGCTGGCGCACACGGACCTGCTCACGAACCTGCCGAACCGGCGCGGCATGTACCCGGCTGTGCAGGAGCTGCTGACGTCGGGCGGCGCGGCGCTGCTGCTGGATCTGGATCACTTCAAGCGCGTGAACGACACGTTTGGGCATCAGGTGGGCGATGAGGTGCTGGAGCGCTCCGCGCGGCTGATGGAGGCGCAGTTGCCGCCCGGCGGGAAGGTGGGCCGCTGGGGTGGCGAGGAGTTCCTGATGACCCTGCCGGGCCTGGGGGCCCCCGAGGCCGCTCAGCTGGCCGAGCGGCTGTGTCAGACGTTCCGCACGCAGAGCATGGTGGGCGTGGGGCTGGTGACGGTCAGTGTGGGGGTGACGCTCGCGCGGGTGGGGGAGACCCTGCCGGCCCTGGTGGCCCGCGCGGATGAGCACCTGTACGCCGCCAAGCACGCGGGCCGCGACGGCTGGCGGGACGCGCCGCTGCTGGACGGAGGCGCGGACGGGTCGGTGTCTGCGTTCCCGGACGTGTGA
- a CDS encoding response regulator transcription factor produces the protein MLAQILVVEDDPHLGPLLKEYLSADYQVHHAATLKDAQAWLGTHTAQLILLDLNLPDGDGLDLVQALRQYSSTPVLVLSARSGVQERVAGLNAGADDYLTKPFAMPELDARISALLRRTAAGTGVNLGNTSLSTSSLLLSVNDKNVNLTEHEARILELMMRTPERVFSRADIESHLYGWETPNSNSVEVRISQLRKKLESAGSDLRIRTIRNVGYVLQA, from the coding sequence ATGCTGGCCCAGATTCTTGTGGTTGAAGACGATCCCCACCTCGGACCCCTGCTCAAGGAGTACCTGTCCGCCGACTACCAGGTGCATCACGCCGCCACCCTGAAAGACGCGCAGGCCTGGCTGGGGACGCACACGGCCCAGCTGATCCTGCTGGACCTGAACCTGCCCGACGGGGACGGCCTGGACCTCGTGCAGGCGCTGCGGCAGTACTCTTCGACGCCCGTACTGGTCCTCTCGGCCCGCAGTGGCGTGCAGGAGCGCGTGGCCGGACTGAACGCCGGAGCGGACGACTACCTCACCAAGCCGTTTGCCATGCCGGAACTCGACGCGCGCATCTCCGCGCTGCTGCGCCGCACGGCCGCCGGGACGGGCGTGAACCTGGGCAACACCAGCCTCTCGACCAGCAGCCTGCTGCTCAGCGTGAACGACAAGAATGTCAACCTCACCGAGCATGAGGCCCGCATCCTGGAACTGATGATGCGCACGCCCGAGCGGGTGTTCTCCCGGGCGGACATCGAGTCGCACCTGTACGGCTGGGAAACCCCGAACAGCAACAGCGTCGAGGTGCGCATCTCACAGCTGCGCAAGAAGCTTGAAAGTGCCGGATCGGACCTGAGAATCCGGACCATCCGCAACGTCGGGTACGTCCTGCAGGCCTGA